The DNA segment ccccccctaaacaatgaaaattatcccagacacaaaacccattaaaaagaccaaaaaaccacccaccccacaatCTATCACAAGGTAATGATAAGATTTATCAGTTACTAATAAGTAACGttctagaagcctcagaatttcataagaaacaccatgtaaatagcaaaggttagAAGAAGGATTTCTCTATCACTTGGCACCAAGCCaagtatattgtataaaaaaatgtcctacttgttccttcgaTAACCAAACTctattacctgcagggagcaatccaaagggtatacaaagaaattaaatttggcagatggatgtgtttcattttgcagaatttgcaagattaaagtatgtatacCATATGACTGAcatctattcaggatttcaatgggcaacttctatgagttctgaaaaggctgattctgtgattatacacctattagaagttatgaccatcatgggaatacctgtacaaattaagacagacaatgccccagcatatgtctccaataaaatgagacaattctttgcttattacaatataaagcatgttacaggtattccACACTAttccacaggccaagcagtcatagaaagatccaattaaactttaaaggatatgctaaataaacagcaacaggtaacaatgactcctagaaatagattacataatgctttattgaccttgaattttctcagtgctgatgagaaaggaacaacagatTTGGACagacattggatgacagacaaaacttCTGACCTAAatcaaccagtttatttcaaagatatgttgacctcagaatgaaaaccagggATAGGGCCTACATTGTGGAagggattttgcttttgtttctgcagaagaagaaaagcttcccagcaaccacatggtggctaacaaccatctgtaatgagatctagtgccctcttctggcctgctgtcatacatgctgtatacataataaaaaaaataaaaaatctttaaaaaaaaaaaaaaagcctggcggtggtggcacacgcctttaatcccaacactagggaggcagagcaggaggatctctgtgagttcaaggccagcctgggctaccaagtgagttccaggaaaggcacaaagctacacagaaaaaccctgtcttgaaaaaaacaaaaacaaaaacaaaaaaaaaagaaaagaaaagctatggataacaacaaaattaataaaaattctattcaaacaggagaaacccGTTGATGAGAagaagtaaaagctcatccaccaatgtgacatctctacaagttgtaagaaaaatttaacaaacaagggttgggtcagggttctgtttttgtctttccaggataatggaaatacccatcttccagaaaacataaggccttggatatccagacGTCTacatcagaaagaaagaatctattggtaccaatctacacagagtaatatctcactgcctaacatctatatctctttaactctattaaagttgtggttccaattcaattatatatcaagctgactttggagttggaatttggctccctccttctctaaacccaagcatattgctaaaagaaaaggttaagagattctgtctcatatcagaagagctgtCTGGTGTGGGACAGATGAAAAGCAATAGAAAAGGACCATTGtcgtcaagattctatttctctccatgcttattcttgatttcttggaatcctttcttacatgtcatgttatctttaaatccaaactttccattttgatattaataatgttcaagttttccatagtaaaaaaaattaagttttttccaatagcaatctctgaagtctctagaaggaagatggggccccacaacaactctacccagtccagaaaGATGTCATGGTACTCACAAACATTACTCAATAATCAaccttggactgaaaactctccaaGATAATTTCATAGTAAGATGGTTCATCacactacacttctagccagaatctcagacaaccttacccattactatgagactggctgcagaatctGCAGTTAGTCCAACTGAGACTTAACTATCTGAACTTTCTTACAGGACTCCACTTCACTCCctgaacagcaggaagcaattccaAGAAAATGACACACCTTTTccccaaaggtttcatgttttTCCATGTTAAGTATAATGATTATAAGATTAGGAGTGGAGGAAAACATTGGACCTGGTATTTcccttaggaaaagaaaaaagggggaatggataggtataggatattaaggtagattattgcaTATACTAGTAAActgatttagtaaaatatcagccttagatacaTTGCACTTTTATGGATTCTTGTGTATTGATACAagtgtaaactatttttatattcttattccagataatttgtatattgatacaaacacagaaccatatttgttgtaatgtacatagaatttctactcttttttttcttcttttattttattttacaatactattcagttctacataacagccacagattcccttgttctcccccttcctgcccccctccccttccccccagcctacccccctttcccaccacctccagatcaaggccacccccgaggactgagatggacctgatagactcagtccaggcaggtccagtcccctcctcccagattgagccaagcgtccctgtataagtcccaggtttcaaacagctatctcatgcagcgagcccaggacctggtaccactgcctagatgcctcccaaacagatcaagccaatcaactgtctcacctattcagagggcctgatccagttggggacccctcagcctttggttcatagttcatgtgtttccattcgtttggctatttgtccctgtgctttatccaaccttggtctcaacaattctcactcatataaaccctcctctctctcgctaaCCAGACTCCcagcagacatccacggctaggccccgggtggagcgctgggagtctggTTAACGagaatttctacttttatttgaaatgtttgtatattgatacaaatgtaaaattagatttgtcatactgtatgtatgttctacctctgtttaggatatttggcaTATTGGTACATATTTAGGATTGTTGTCATAtttcatattgcactatacattcctacctctgttttagctattttgtgtattgtcacaattttgaggtcattgtccttttactgtacattttcTCACAGACTGTTTACCCTGTTTACATGAAggcttagtccttaggttatctaggtagataagacttatagatttatagtcacctgtgcttgtcatctctatagttatattagttaggttctccagacttgtagaaacatatgtcagatggataggtaatcttcaaacacttcatagacctagagaatatagcatttaaatgttttgataacatgGAATTCTGTAATgtgagacacgattgctcctggcagcactgatctgatcctgagagaatgttgggcttctgagacatttccatttgtaagtttgtcttcttggcacacaatggcctactgggcaaagaactgcccttgccttgactgctgacagtaaaatGGTCTGAGAGATACTCTAgtcctgtagccaatttgaatgcattAACAGTGCTAAGGTGACTTTAGCTTTAGGTGACTAttcaggctgtcagctgtctctgtctactctctaaagactcccaaaagttgcttgcattcttctcccatttctcaggtattgttatattccttctcagatctttggtgggattgaagactaacagctatagttacaatcttcttgtatcttagctagaacatattaagtattagattcaggttctttaggataagaCAACTTTTGTAATGATATTTGTaatatgccatttacctatggtccagacttctctggattttagtattttggtatgtgtctcttgtttgatgttcttattgtagttccatcttgtttaggtcattatcccttattcctactggacaatatttgataatcattcctattgtatatagttttgtattaattagaactttcttatttaggcaaaagggggagatgtagtggtaGCTGTTCCAGTTTTGACCTTGAAGGACCACCCTAGTGAGGCAGacagtaactgccatgcctacctatgacctgcccctggggcgtggccgaGATGGGAGcgcttaagacccaagatccctATCAAgtcagagttttccagagaaccctgctggactgtacctcacctctcccagatcctgaaaccaacccctttactggctgtaagttaaccccaaataaacctccttttaactaccagataaactatgtggagctgccttgttaaatccccatGTTAGGGAAAGGTtggcagaggaaggagggcagaggaaagaaagcaggaggagaccttaggaaaggagaggaaggtagTAGGTTGCagaaaggaggtggaggaagaaaaatagcagaggaaaaagagaggagagtgaagaagggcaagaagaaagaacagccgggcaatggtggggcatgcctttaatcccagcacttgggaggctgaggcaggtggatctctgtgagtttgaggccagcctggtctacagagtgagatccaggacagtcaccaagtctacacagagaaaccctgtctcgaaaaaccaaaagaggaagaagaagaagaagaagaagaagaagaagaagaagaagaagaagaagaagaagaagaagaagaagaaaaggaaggaaggaaggaaggaaagaaagaaagaaagaaagaaagaaagaaagaaagaaagaaagaaagaaagaaagaaagaaagaaagaaagaaagaaagaaagaatagggatgaggtgagagcagagaggaatGCAGCAGTGGTTTGAGGGAACAGAGTAGAAGGAAGTAGGcccaaggaggaaaggaagaagggatgtAGAAGTACAAGAGAACAGAGGGAGGAGTGAACCAGAAGAGAAGActgaaggctgaggaaagaggacaaagggaggaggagatcaaagggaggaaggggagagcaTGTAGAAGGAAAACGTTTGGAGGAAGAGGGGAGTAGCGGGAAGAGGTTGAAGTGGTAAGAAATTGTGTAAAGAGAGGTAGACATGAAAGGGAGGAGCAGAGAAAGAGGTGGGGAAAGCAAAGGGAAGAGAGCAGAttccagagggaggaggagagtccAGAGAGGAGAGGATGTATGAGATCAGAGGGAAGAAGATAGAGGGAGAAATGCAGATCAGATGGAGGTGAAGGACTGGCAGAGCAGAGTGTGATGTCATAATCAGGGTGGGTGGGGTCAGGAGGAGGAGAATGTAATCAGGAGGtgagagcagagggaagagagCAAATCCCAGAGTGAGGAGCAGTGTCCACGGAGATGGATGGGTAGGGGCTGGCCAAGGGAGGAGGGCAGATCAAATGGAGCAGGAGGGGGTGGAGTGTTGAGAGCAGAATGTGATGTCATAATCAGGGTGGGTGGAGTCAGGAAGGAAGGGTCAGTAGGAGAGTAGTCCACAGGTAGAGACAGAAGATGGCAAAGAGCCAAGGGAGGAAGAAACCATaggtaggaggaaaaggggagaggaagaaggtggAATGTGGGAGAGATCAGACAAACAGGACAGAGGAAGATAATGGGCATAAAGaacagggctgagagaggagggaCTAGAAGCAGGCAAGTAGGGAAGAGTGTAGAGGTCTAAGAACAGAGGGAGAAGTGGACAGGAGGGCTGAGGGAAGAGAACAGGCAGAGGAGAtcagagggaggaagggcagaggtgGGTAGATGGAAAAGGCTGGAGGGGGAGGTGACTAGAAGGAGGTGGTCCCAATAGGTTGGCATATGTAGGAAGTTTTGTGAAGGGAGATGTACATCAAAGGGAGGAGAGGTGAGATGAGTgtagacagaaaaggaggggtgttcaggaaggagagaacggaTGAGCCCAGAGGGGGCATGGCAAAGGGATGAGAAGAGGGAGGCATGCAGAGAACAGAATGTAATGTCGAATTAGggtgggtggagtcaggaggaaaaGGTACAGAGGTGGAGAGTGCAGAGAGCAGAGGTATGATGTGgaaagaagaaacctcaggtagaagggggaaggagggcagTAGGGAGTAGAAAGATATCATagggaagaaaaaagatgaaGGCCATAGAGACTAGAGCTAAGGGAGGAAGGGGTATTAGAAGGAGGAGTGTGGAGGTCCAAGGAAATAGATGGAGGAGTGGACAGGAGGGCTGGGGGAagatgcagagggaggaagaaagagcatGGGTAGAATGAAAATGTTGGagggaggaggccagaagaggttggaGTGTGCAGCAAATTGTGTGAAATGAGAACATCAAAGGGAAGAGGTAAAATATGGGGAGGGCAGagcccaggaggaggaagaatgtccagggaggagaggaggaagaatgtccagggaggagaggatggatgagaaggaaggaaagggaggaatgCAGAAAGCAGAGTGGGATGCCATAATCAGGGTCGATGGAGTCAGGAGGGAAGAGTTGGCAGGAGAACAGAGGGAGATCAGTCCAGAGGTGGAGAGAGCAGAGGGTAGAGGGCAGGGagctaaggaaggaaaaaaaaccataggtaggagagaaagaaggtcagtaggggagagaaagaaggtagAGTGTGGTAGAAATCAGAGGGTGAAGACGAAAGCAGAGCAAAGGgcacagagaaaataaagagggcggcggtggaggaggaggaagaggaggaggagagtgagaACTGCAGTGGAGGCTTGAGGAAGTGGGGCAGAAGCAAGAGGTGCCAAGAAGTATGGGAATAAtagagggaggagagcagagaggagtaTGGAGGTCTAAGAACAAAAGAGAGCTCATGGACtaggagagggagcaggagagttGAGGCAAGAGAAGATGGAGTTCAGAGTGTGATAGCATGTCagggagggtggagtcaggaaggTGGTATCAGGAGGAGTGAGGTAGATATACAAGAGGTACAGTACAGTAGAGtccagaggaagggagaaagaagaggtagGAGGGGAGGCAGCAGTAGAGGGGTGGATAGAAGGTGGAGtttgggagggaagagaggagggcaagtggcacagagaagaaaaactgGAGGAGGAGTGCAAAAGGAGACAAGATAGGAATGTAGAGGGGGGAAATGGAGGTAAAGGGCACAGGAGATTCAAGGATgtgaaagggaaatggaaaaaaaattggaGTATGGTGGTCTAAGAATAGAAGGAGGAGTGGACAGATCAGagggaggaggtcagaggaggttGGAAGGGGGAATTGTGTGAAGGGAGATGGAGAtcaaaaggaggagaaagaacagggatggagtaggagagcaggaggagggtagAGGACTTTTGAAGGGGAGAGAATTGGGttgaaagaggagaggaggggaggggaggagaggagagaagaggaaaggagaggagggagggatacAGAAGTGGATTTCTACACTATACTTCTTTAGTAACACAAATCTAACATTTTGCTTAATGAAGAAAagtttaaacaatatataaatatatcaggGACAATTACTAAAAGTAAAAATGAGTTCATCTATGTAATTCTATCATCATTAAACAAAATAGTGAGATGAGTAAATGATCTTGATAAATTCATTGAAGAGTTATTTGGAAAACTAGATAAAGAGATTCATAGCATCTCTTCTAAACGTAAGATTTTTACAAGAAAATATAATCCAGCTAACTAATACTGTTACTTATAAAATTCCAAATGAAGTGTTATTCATGCAAGTGTGGAAATCAAGGAAGACTTTTTCCAAATATAACTATTAAAACACAGCAATTATACTCCTGTACATCATTACCTATTAATATCTTTGAAAGAAACAATGCTAATATAGTAATACCGCTTCTTACAGTGCCTTTGTACTACCAAAGTGATATGGAATACTCAAGTTCTTCTGATGGTTCATTCCATCCATTTTTATATTGTTcgaaatttgtaaaagaaaacatacaaacaagtgAGAAACACATACAGGACAAGAATCTAGACCACGACAGTGAATCAAAAGATATGCTACAGTGTCAACTGGTGAAAGAACTTATCTCTGTGGATCACATTCGATCCTCTGGTAGTGCAGTATCTCATTCATATTTAGATCAATCCGAAGGTAGCTCTTCATTCTACATTTTTCCACTGAATAAGAGCAAGCCTCAAGGAAAATCTGCAGTGAACATCTTATCTGGTGAGAAAAAATGTCTACATTACAATATTGAGCATACCAGCAATTCGCATCATCGTGTCCTTTATGGAACTGGTAAGGGGGAAGTGGTGCTTAGCCAGCCATCACCTCTAACTGATTATACAACAGATGTATTTATCAACCCTCTGGCACCAGAAGCACCACCATTACCATCTGATTGGCTGATTCAACTTACCAGTTCTAAAGGACCATCTGCTCCTAGAGTTGTAAGCTCAATAAGCTCACCAGTAACATCTCCAATACTTGTTTTGGAAACTACAACTGCAACAACATCTGATTGCTTAAAATCCACTTCTAAAATAGATCTAAAGATGTCACCTGAATTCACTTCAACACCAGAATCTCTTGAATGTTTTGAACTGCAACCAGATGATCTAAGTCCACAGAGTCAAGATCAGATGATCCCTCCACATTTATATGCATCAGTAATTTCATGGGATTCAGTTGTGGATGTTACTGACCACACTTTAGCTGTACAACCACAACAATATTCCACTTATCAGTTCATAAAGTCTTTTCCACAATCACTGAAATCTGCAAAGTCATCACCAGTATCTCCATCAAAATCAAGATCTGAATGTAGACCACTACCACAAAAACAAGTCCAAAATACATCAGGGCCTTTGAGTGCCCAATTACCAAGATCTTCCAGGGTATCACATCATTATCTTTCAGTATCTGCCTCATCAAGCCCCAAGACACAAACTGCTTCAAATCTGTCACTGTCACCAAAACGTTCGGTGAGCCACTTAACAAAACTTATCGAAGCACAGTCAAGATCACCCATGACGCATTTACCACAATCAAAACTATCATCTTTCACCTCAACAAAAGTTACCACTCTACAATCATCATTGTCTTCTCTGAAATCTACACCCATTTCAAGCCGTAAAGCTCTAGCAATAAGTCAGCATGCAATAGTGCCACCATATGCCGATGTAAAGCAAAATCCTCCATCAATCCTACCTATATTGAGCAAAGCAAGGAAAGCGTTGATGGAAGCAATAAGAAAAGGCATTCAACTACATAAAACTCGGGAAAGTATACCAAAAGGTGAAACCGAGTTTCCTGAAAATGAAGCAGATATCATCCGGATCCGTCGTAAAGCTATGGGGTATAATTCAGGAAAATCAGATAGTGAGACTGACTGGGTTGAATAAATGAACCCATCAGAAGTAAAAATGAATGTGTACTATATTGTTCTATTACATCTAAGTCATttctaatgttttaatttttccccGAGAATTACCTACCCTATAActgtacacacaaacaccaagAGCATACAAAGCTTTAAttgttaaaataatgaattttgtgtAAAAAGTATCaagaaaataatgtgtgtgtggtgtgtgtcctATTATTAAAACAGTCTATTCTGTGGCGCAGTATTGGCAGTTAAGGTCCAGGCATATATCTTTAATGGTTGAGTCAAAACTATTGGGAAAATTTCATCTACATAGCAGCCTTTTATGGGTATTCATGGCTGCTGTGTTCATGATCGcaacagtgtcttagttactgttgtattgttgtgaagagacaccatgagcaaggcaatttatagaagtaGCAGCTAATTGGGgagttgcttacagtttcaggtgagttcatgaccatcatggtaagGAGTATAGCATCAAGCAGGTAggcctggagcagtagctgaaagcttacatctgatccatagCACTtggcagagagagaccctggacttagcatgggcttttgaaacctcaaatcccacccctagtgacataccacctccaacaaggccacacctcctaatccttactAAACAGTCCATCAGCTGgaaacaaaacattcaaatatatgaacctatgggggccattctcattcaaactaccacaaacagCTATATCATATTCACATGGCAATGTTTTACAACAGTCCTCTCCTTTCTCCAATGTGGGAAATTCTGACAGCTCACGATAGGACCTGAATACATTGAACTACAGTTGTATTCACTTAATCAGATAACtcttttttactcattttcccaGTACCCTTTCAAATGAATcgtcatttccttttttttttttttttttttttttgagatgtctAGGATCATCTGGTGCATGGGATGTTAGGATGTAAGCCCCAAAGATTTTAGTATAATCACCAATGTGACTTTACTGGATATGGACCACATCCATGTCTACTCTCAAGGAATGTATATGAAGTCTATCTTAGCATCAGCCTTACAGATTCACATGTTGCACTGACAATGAACATCTGAAGGGATTCAGACGCTGTTACAGACTGCCTACCTCTCCATGTTGTTTGGTAGACCCATAACTAGATAATACATTCCTAATAATGAAAACATCATATACTTTGGATACTATAATGTTATATAGGCTGCTCGGGGAGAAAAATCATCAATCAAAAAGATCTCAGTTGTAAACCCTGCATGTTACAATTCCAATATAACAGGTAAGATATGCCCACGGACCTAATAGTGGCTTGATTGTTTAGGCTATAACCAATTGCTTTCCAATTGGATTTAAGTCTGCTCCATGAAAGAGTATGCATGCCCAGTATTATAAACCCGGTCAAAAACCTGTGTGTGGATGTCACAGACCTTAGAGCAGAATGTACTACTGATGTTTTCCTAAACGGACAGGTAGTAAAACTGCTTATTAAATTTTGAGAGTATTGCTTTTCTAAGTCTGGATCAGAGAACCTACTTTTGCAGATAGCTATAGGTGGTGCAGACTCATAACCAGTAAAATTCTAAGGATAAGTAATTTCTGGGTGTCCAGACCTATAGGGAACATCTGTATCATACCCATTTCAAGACCAAGGAAATATcttagaagaggaggcagaaagattgtaaaagtcaAAACTAAGGGCATACTGGATCAGAATAGTATTTTCTGGACATGGCGGTGCCTCTGTACTCATGAGTTCACAGCAGTAGTAGGTGCCTGTaccagacctgcacaagatcaggtCAATCAAGAGTCTGCCAAGGATGGAGGAAGGGCACACAAGGCACCAACCTCcgaactgaggagctattggcagttgatggctgttaGGGGAGGGATAGTTAAGTTTGATGCAGGGATATGACTCCTGATACATTTTTTTATGCAATAGATGGTGCCACATACCTGCATACATGCATAGTATTAATTGGACTAGGTGTATGTGCTAGTTATTTTTAGCTATCAACCTGACACATTCTGGATGGAGGAGGCCATTTACTAGAGTATGGACAATTTACCAGTAGCTGggtataccactgaagaaaaatgacaccACACCACCAGCAGCTGTTATATGTCAGTAACTGCTCAGCTTGTGGGGAAGGCCTTCCCCAACCTATGAATGAATGCTGAAGGGCTCAGTCTGGTGCAGGCCTTATGCATTTGCTCACAGCTAGTGTGAGTTTATGTACATAACAGTCATGGCATGCCTAGAAAAGACAGCAGTTCATTTCACAGCACTCTactccatcctctggctcttccattctTTTCACCAAATCTTCCCTGAAGTTCCTTGAGCCTTTGACGGGTATGATAGGTGTCCTGTTTAGATCTCAGCATGCTACAATCATTTATTCTTGACATGTTGACAATTTATGGATCTCTACATTAACATCTACCCACTGCAAAAGTTTTTCTGACCAAGTTTGAGCacgctttctttcttttttttttttaaatgaaactggTCTGATGTAGTGAACCTGGCACTGGTTATGAGACTGATATCTCAGGAGAAGGTGTCATTTTTAGGACTAGTCTCTCCTAAAAAATTGAGCACCCAGTACTAACCCAGTTAGTGTTGGCTTGGTACCAAGCCCATGTATAACATCTGTCCCTGTGACCATGGTATATTTGGTCTTGAGCTCActgagaaataacagaaatgtcTGAGGAAAGCCCATGACTATTGTCTTCAGAATGGCTAATCTGACCCCTTCATAATTAAAT comes from the Peromyscus maniculatus bairdii isolate BWxNUB_F1_BW_parent chromosome X, HU_Pman_BW_mat_3.1, whole genome shotgun sequence genome and includes:
- the LOC102911343 gene encoding uncharacterized protein LOC102911343 isoform X2, yielding MVPLYYQSDMEYSSSSDGSFHPFLYCSKFVKENIQTSEKHIQDKNLDHDSESKDMLQCQLVKELISVDHIRSSGSAVSHSYLDQSEGSSSFYIFPLNKSKPQGKSAVNILSGEKKCLHYNIEHTSNSHHRVLYGTGKGEVVLSQPSPLTDYTTDVFINPLAPEAPPLPSDWLIQLTSSKGPSAPRVVSSISSPVTSPILVLETTTATTSDCLKSTSKIDLKMSPEFTSTPESLECFELQPDDLSPQSQDQMIPPHLYASVISWDSVVDVTDHTLAVQPQQYSTYQFIKSFPQSLKSAKSSPVSPSKSRSECRPLPQKQVQNTSGPLSAQLPRSSRVSHHYLSVSASSSPKTQTASNLSLSPKRSVSHLTKLIEAQSRSPMTHLPQSKLSSFTSTKVTTLQSSLSSLKSTPISSRKALAISQHAIVPPYADVKQNPPSILPILSKARKALMEAIRKGIQLHKTRESIPKGETEFPENEADIIRIRRKAMGYNSGKSDSETDWVE
- the LOC102911343 gene encoding uncharacterized protein LOC102911343 isoform X3; this encodes MEYSSSSDGSFHPFLYCSKFVKENIQTSEKHIQDKNLDHDSESKDMLQCQLVKELISVDHIRSSGSAVSHSYLDQSEGSSSFYIFPLNKSKPQGKSAVNILSGEKKCLHYNIEHTSNSHHRVLYGTGKGEVVLSQPSPLTDYTTDVFINPLAPEAPPLPSDWLIQLTSSKGPSAPRVVSSISSPVTSPILVLETTTATTSDCLKSTSKIDLKMSPEFTSTPESLECFELQPDDLSPQSQDQMIPPHLYASVISWDSVVDVTDHTLAVQPQQYSTYQFIKSFPQSLKSAKSSPVSPSKSRSECRPLPQKQVQNTSGPLSAQLPRSSRVSHHYLSVSASSSPKTQTASNLSLSPKRSVSHLTKLIEAQSRSPMTHLPQSKLSSFTSTKVTTLQSSLSSLKSTPISSRKALAISQHAIVPPYADVKQNPPSILPILSKARKALMEAIRKGIQLHKTRESIPKGETEFPENEADIIRIRRKAMGYNSGKSDSETDWVE
- the LOC102911343 gene encoding uncharacterized protein LOC102911343 isoform X1, with amino-acid sequence MTCPWGVAEMGALKTQDPYQVRVFQRTLLDCTSPLPDPETNPFTGLPLYYQSDMEYSSSSDGSFHPFLYCSKFVKENIQTSEKHIQDKNLDHDSESKDMLQCQLVKELISVDHIRSSGSAVSHSYLDQSEGSSSFYIFPLNKSKPQGKSAVNILSGEKKCLHYNIEHTSNSHHRVLYGTGKGEVVLSQPSPLTDYTTDVFINPLAPEAPPLPSDWLIQLTSSKGPSAPRVVSSISSPVTSPILVLETTTATTSDCLKSTSKIDLKMSPEFTSTPESLECFELQPDDLSPQSQDQMIPPHLYASVISWDSVVDVTDHTLAVQPQQYSTYQFIKSFPQSLKSAKSSPVSPSKSRSECRPLPQKQVQNTSGPLSAQLPRSSRVSHHYLSVSASSSPKTQTASNLSLSPKRSVSHLTKLIEAQSRSPMTHLPQSKLSSFTSTKVTTLQSSLSSLKSTPISSRKALAISQHAIVPPYADVKQNPPSILPILSKARKALMEAIRKGIQLHKTRESIPKGETEFPENEADIIRIRRKAMGYNSGKSDSETDWVE